The genome window AGCAATTAAAACCCTTCTATCACCTTCCGTATGAATTTCTTTTAAATAAGGTTGAACAAGATATTTTTGCTTTAAATGATTATGAATGGATTGTTTGTCTAAGAATGCAATAAGATCATTCATATTAGTAAACAATTGAACATCCTCACCTCCATGTCCTAACCATGGTTTGCAAATAATTCCATCATCAAATAAATTTATATTTTCTTTCAAATATTTTTCAATAATAGAAATATTTTCTGATAAACATGTTGGAATAACATTATTTTTGTTAATAACTCCTGAACTCAAAGCTTTCCAATGCAAAGCTTTTTCGTGATACGCAAGCAGAACTTCAGCTGGATTTAAAATTTTAACTTTAGTTTGCGTCGCTAAAATCCAACAAAGATCTTTATAGCCTTCATTAAAAGGAGGATCTTTCCTAATAAAACAATAGTCAAAAGATGAAAAAGAAACTAAATTCTTTTTTACTTGCTCATAATTAATATTATTTATATTTATTTCTTTTATTTCATTGAATTGATTTAAATAAATTTCTTCATTTAAAAAATGTATATTTTTATCTTCACACCAAAAAACTTCCCAATTTTTAGCGATTGCCGCTTCTGCTAAAGCAAGACTAGAATCTGATTTTAAATTTACTTTTTCCAATTTATCAGCAATAATTAGCAATTTTTTTTTCATAAAAGCCAACTTTCTAAAATTATGACTCAAAACAGTACAAAGGTATATTAAGTGTTTCCAAAAGGCAAACAAAAGCTTGCCCCATATTCCTATAAGATGTTATAAATTATCTTGAATTAATTTGTCACCTTAAAAAGGAGTGAACCAATGATTGATTATAGAAAGCTTGGTTTTGTTTCAGCAAAACAACATACTATCTGTGAACTTGACGGTAATATGCTCATTGAACATGTAATTACTCGTGAAGGATTTAGCGATCATTATTCTATATTATATCAGAAAAGAGCTCCTACACATGAAGTTAAAACTGAAATTTATAAAACAGATAATCCTTTTTTTCCAAATTGCAACAAATTAAACTCAACAGAATTAAAAAGAAGACATTTTCAAACTCCACTTCTAAAAAAAGAAGGAAATTTATTAGAAGCAAGAGCAACATTACTAATAAATGATAGCTGTTCTGTAGGTATTACAAATTTAACGAAAAATGATGAGCATTTTTTTTCAAATGCAGATGCTGATGAATTATATTTTATTTCCGAAGGAGAAGGAATTTTACAAACCATAATGGGTGAATTAGATTATAAGAAAGGGGACTATCTGTTTATACCCAAAGCCATTCCTTTCCGATTTTTACCCGCTATGAAAACAAATATGCTCATTATTGAAGGTAAAAATAAATTTGGCATTCCAGCAGAATTTAAATTACCCAACGGACAAATAAAACTAGATTCCCCATACAATCATCGGGATTTTCATGCTCCAAATAGACTTTTATCAATAAAAGATAATGAAAATTTTTCATTTATAATTAAAAAAGATAATACACTAACCAGACATGAATACACAGATTTTCCCTATAAAGTTGTTGGATGGGACGGATGGTATTGGCCTTTCTCGTTCTCGGTTTATAACTATCAACCTAAAACTAGCTCAGTCCATTTACCACCCACAGTACACTCAGTTTTTAGCGCTAATAAGTTCTATGTCATGAATTTTGTTCCAAGAATGCTTGATTATCACCCTAAAGCAATCCCTTGTCCGTGGCCACATTCCAGCTTAGATTGTGATGAAGTTATTTTTTATGTCAGCGGCGATTTTACCAGCAGAAAAGGAATATCTAACTATTCTATTAGTTTCCATCCATCTGGGATTCCCCATGGTCCTCACCCAGAGCGTTATGAACAAAGCATTGGCGCAAAATATACTCAAGAACTTGCAATAATGGTTGACACATTTGAACCTTTATTTGTAACTGAAGCTGCAGGGATACTTGAAGATAAAAAGTATCATTTTACCTGGGATAGTCCTAATCATCTATAATTATTAAATAGAAATGGCTTAAAGAATGGCTCACAAAGAATCTGATAAAACTTATAATATAGTTTTAACTGGCGGTGGTACAGCTGGACATGTTTGGCCACATTTTGCATTATTTGAAGCAGAAAACTCTCCCTTATATAAAGCTTCCAACGAAAAAAAAATAAATGTTTATTATGTCGGCTCCCAAACAGGCATGGAAAAAGATTTAGTTACTACGAATAAACCCAATTGGCATTATTTCTCTATTTCAACTGGCAAATTAAGAAGATATTTTAGTCTTAAAAATTTTTCAGATCCTTTTTTAATTCTTCTTGGTATTCTCCAAGCTTTTTTCTTTCTTGGAAAAGTCAAAGCATCTATTGTTTTTTCTAAAGGAGGATTTGTTTCAGCTCCCGTAGTATGGGCGGCGTGGTTAAGAGGAATTCCTATTATTATTCACGAAAGCGATGCTACACCTGCATTAGCTACTAAATTAACAGTCCCATTTTGCAATAAAGCGCTTGTTTCATTTCCAGAAACTATTAAAAAATTTCATCCTTTTTTTCAAAATAAAGTATTAGAAATAGGTTTACCTATACGCGAATCTTTATTTTCTGCTACAAAAGAAGAAGGTCTTAAATTTTTCTCATTACCTAACAACCGAAAAACCATTTTAATTTTTGGTGGTAGTTTAGGTGCACAAAGTCTGAATCAAAAAATGTACACAATTATTCCCGAGCTACACAAGAACTATAGTATTATTCATATTGTTGGTAAAGGTAACAGACAAGAACTACCTGGGCTTGAATATTATCGCCAGCTCGAGTTTCTTACAGACGGAATGAAATATGCTTATAGTGCTGCTGATTTGGCAATTTGTAGAGCAGGAGCGAGTAGTATTTTTGAATTAGCTGCAGCAAAAGTTCCTATGATTCTAATTCCTTTAGGTCTACATGCAAGCCGTGGCGATCAAATTATAAATGCAAGAATATTTATGAATAAAGGATGGGCTCAATCAATTGACGAAAATACCTTTCAAAATGACTCCGCCATTCAATTAATAGATTCTACTTTTAACTCTTTGGAAGAACGAAAAGTTGCTTTAGAAACTTCACCAGCTAAAGACTCTGCTTTAAAAACGGGACAAATTATCTGGGAAACTATGATAAAATATGGAGATATTTAAAAAATAATGACTCTAAAGTTTACAAATGATTTACAAAAATTTTTTATTACCGAGCAAAAAGATGCTGATTCAGTTGAATTTTCTGTAAATTTAGAAAATTTAGATTTAATTACAAAAGAAATTAGTCTTTTTTTCCAAGCAGGAGATTGGCTTTTTCTTGATGGAGATCTAGGCTCAGGTAAAACTACTTTTGTTAAAAATTTGTTGGAAAATTGGTATTCAAGTGAGAAAGGCTCTAGTCCCACTTTTTCAATTCTAAATATATTTCAATTAAGCAATTCAAGAAATAATATAGAAAAAATAGTGCATCTTGACTTATATCGAATTAAAAATGGAAATGAATTATTTTTTCTTGGACTAGAAAATGAATTTTCGTTAAAAAATTCATTTTGTATCTTTGAGTGGCCTTATAATATTGAAATTGAAGAATATAATTCTTTTTTTAAGATAACAGGCTGCCAACGTCCTAAAAGAATTTTTGAAATATCTATTGAATTAGGTGAGCAAAATAATTCTAGACTGTATTGCATAAAAAAAATAAATCTTTAATTTCATTCTTTACATGTGTCAAATATTTAATTTTCTTAATCTAAAAAAATAATTTACAATATATTAAGTTCCTTAATTAAAGGAAGTAATATGAAAATCAAATTATTTGCATTTATAGTAAGTATATTTTTCATTTATACAGCTTCTGCAATAAAAATCACATTTTTAGTCCCAGGTAAATCGAATGAAGATTTTTGGGTAACAGCAGCAGAATTTACCAGAGCTGCTGCAGTAGAACTTGGATTTGACTATGAAGTTTTATATGCCGAACGTGATAGAGAAAACATGATAGATCTTGTCTATAAAATTGCCAGCGAAACAAATAAACCTGACTTTGTTTTAATAGTGAATGAAAAAAACTCGGCACCACAAATGCTTAAAATATTGAATAATAATAATATTAAAACATTTCTAGTACATGTAGATTTAACAGATGATCAAAAAAAAGTTATAAAATATCCAAGAAGTATATATAAAAATTGGATTGGAACTGTTGTTGCAGACAACGTTCCTGCCGGATACCAAATTATGAATGAAATGTATAAAAATATTCCAGAAAATTTAAAATCAAAAAAAATGTTTAAATTAATTGCAATCAATGGAGATAAAGAAACAAAAACATCTCTCGAAAGAGAAAAAGGTTTATATAAATTTTTAAATGAAAACAAGAGTATTCAACTTCTCCAGATAATAGCAGCTGAATGGGATAGGGATATAGCTTATCAAAAAACAAATCACATGTTTGATAGATACAAAGATATTGATTTTATTTGGGCTGCTAATGATCCAATTGCATTAGGAGCATTAAAAGCAGTCTATAACCATCAAAAGCTACCAGGTAAAAATATTTATATCGGCGGATTAAATTGGTCAAAAGAATCTTTAGAAGAAATAAAAAAGGGAACAATATCTACTTCACTAGGTGGACACTTTATTAATGGAGCATGTGCAATTGCAGTTATCTTCGACTATCTTAAGGGAATCGATATTAATAGTTCTAATTACGAAATGAAGATAAATTTTTTCTCACCTATTGGAAAAAAAGAGGTAGATGAATATTTTAAATATTTAGATAAAAGCAATTGGAATAAAATTAATTTTAAGAAATATACAAAATTCTATAACAAAAATTTAAAAGAATATAAATTTAACCCCAAAGAAATATTGAAAGACTATAAGTAAGATTGATCTATTCTTAATTTTTGAATTTTCTCTGCAATTTCTTCGTACGATAAGTATTTTGAATAAGTATTTTGCAGCAACTCAGTATTAAACATATATAATGAATAGCCATAACTTACATTATGTGATTGAATTATAAATAAACCATTTAACAGATATCCATTACTTCCAAAAGTATGCCATTCAGACATAAAATTATTCGCAGGTTGCACGATATAGTATGCATCACCATATTGTTTGATACATTCGTGTGTTAATTCTTCAATTTTATTGATACCTCCTTTGAGGTCGAAAAATTCAATAAAAACAGCAGGAAAAAAAACCATTTCTTTCCAACTACCATCAACAGTTACTTTTTTATTCCCATTTTTTAACCATTTCCAATTGTGGCTGATGTTGGAGCAATAAACATTAACAGTTTCAGCTAATGAATAATGACATTGAAGAAAGATAGTGAGTATTAATAATTTTTTAAAAAAGTTCATAACTCCTCCATTGAAATAAAATTAATTTTTTATGCTCTATTTTTTTTCCAAAGATTACAACTTATAAAAATTATTTTGATTTGAATACTTTGCAGAACATTTTTAAATTATTTACCTTTTTTTTATCCTTTTGTCTACTTCTAAAGATTTTCAGTTTCTCTATTTGCATAAAAAAAGGATTTTTCATATTTGAATACACTAAGTCAATAATTTTTTATCAATATGATGTTTTCACAATAAAATATGTATCTTTTTTGTTAATTAAAATTATATTTATAAAGCGGAACTAATACAAAATTAACGAAACAAATTCAATTAAGAACATTAATTAATTATAAATTTTATAAACTTATTCATAAATTATTTGACTTAATAAAAAAATAAAAATACTGTTTACTTTTTTAATGAAGTAACTTTTGATACAAAAGGATTTTCAATGAAACATATTTTTGCAATTATATTTCCACTTTTAATTTACTTAAATCATGCATTTGCGATGAAAAGTAACGAAAATTTAGACAACATTCCGCAAACTTTGAAAGAAAATATTTACTCAAACTTAGATGCAAGTTCTTTAATTAATTTATCAAAAACAAGTACTTCTTTAAATGAAAGTATAAGTGAATATATTAACTACACAAAAAAACTAAGTACAATTAAAATAAATGGGACAAAAAATGAAATTTCTGAATATTTAATGTTACTTAACAACAATTTGAATGAAAAATTAACTAATACAAATAATTTAATTATCGATTATTTTGATTCCTATGATGACTTAAGATTTTATGACAATAGAGCTTTTGGACTTTTACTATTGGCACTTGATACATTTCCTAATTTAAATAAATTTACTATGATATTTCATGATTCTACCAATAATAATATTTTTGAATCCATCTCTATTGAAATAAAAGGAAATGAAATTTACTTGGTTGGAAGTTTTGAAAGATTATCTAGTTTCTTTAAGCAATTTTTTGCAATCAAAAATAATGAAAATATTTATAAAGTTAATATGACCCTCAACCGCAATAAAAATGCTGGCTATCATTATAGCGATATTGATTACATATCGCATTACATGATTAAATACATACCAAATATTAAAATTATTCAAATTGATGATAAAAACGAATCTTATACAAAAGATAGACATTTTTACACAGAAGAAAGTGTTAAAAATTATTTTATAAATAATGATAATTTTAAGAGCAAATCTTTGTTTGTTATTCTAAATGGTGAAGTAAAAAAATACAACAAAAATTAAAAAGGATTTAGTACAGTGCGATTATTATATATTCTTTCAATTATTTTATCTTTTCTAGTCACAAATTCATACGCCGAAAATGAGAAAGATTTTTTAAGCAACCTCCCGCAAGAACTTGTTTCTGAGATAACTAAAAATCTTGATCCACAATCAATCATAAACTTAAAAAGTACAAGTAAGGCTTTAAAAACTCAAGTAGAAACATATTTAACATATCTAAATAGCAAAGATGAATTAACAATAAAGGGAAATATTGCTGAGTTAAAAAAATGGCTAAAAATATTAGATTTTTCATTAGCAAATCAAAATAGCCAAGTTAAAAAACTTGTTCTAAAAGTTAGCGACAGTAAATTTGAAAATTTAAACTGGTATTGGAATAATTCTGAAATTTTTAATGACTTGTTACAGAAAATTTCAATTAAATTTCCAAATATTGAACATTTGGTAATTGAAAAATTTATCTATAATTTTCAAAGTCGTGTTGAGTATTCAGAATTTAAGGCTTATCCAGATAAACTATATTACATAGGTACCGTTTCAACTATAGATTGGTTAATTGTTAACTTTTCAATGTTTAAAACATACAACAACATAAAAACAGTCCAATTTGATCTTCTAAAAAACTCCAGTAGAGTAATGAGTAGCATTCATTCATTAGATTTAGCATCTACAATTAGTGTGCAATTGTTACAGCTTGATACTATTATTGTAAATGACATTGATAATTACTATTTTGAAAAATCTTATTTTTTCTCACGTGAAGAAATACTTTTAAATATTGTAAACATAAAAAAATCATTAGGCGTATCTCCAATTAATCCTATTTTCGTGATTTTAAGAAATGGAATAGAAGAAAAATACTATTTTAGTAATTAAAATATTGAAATAGCAAAATTTTTCCTAATAAAAAATGGTAATTTTTTACTTTACAGTTCCGAAAACAAAAAGAAAAGGAACAGATTTTGAAGAAAATTATCGTTATTTTTTTATCAATTTATATTTTTCCAGTTTTTGCGAAAAGAATGAAAGAAAATCTTTGTTACAAGTGTTATCAAGGATGCTTAGGAAAGCCTAAATATAATTCATTAACGCCTAAAGAGGTTGTTAATTTTCTTAAAGATGGAAAATTGTATATAATAAAGGATTACAACAATGCACTTGCAAAAAGTGACTTGAGCATTTTAAAAAGTCATGAATTTTTGCGAGATGGAACATACTTTATAAATAATTACGTCACATTTATATTGGGCTGTAAATGTTTTGAAAAGTGCCAAGATAGCAGTTGCAACACAAAGTAACATACTTATAAATTTTACCTTAGTCAGAATTATTTTATTTAAAAAGTTGAGTTCTAACTTTTTTTTTCATACAATTATTTCTAGGAATAAACTAAAAAAGGAAGAATAATATATGCTAAAAAAAGTGCTGTTTTCTTTGATAATTTCATTACCTTTTGTTGCTTCAGCTAAATCAATTTTAGAACCAGGAGAAACTCTTGTTGCAGGCAGAGTTCTTCAATCACCAAATCTTTGCTTTACATTAGGATTTAGAGATCAAGGGAATTTAGTAATTACAAATAGATCAGGAAAAGTAATTTGGAGTTCAAATACTTACAATACTTTTGCAACACAGCTCTATATAGATTATGGTAGTAATTTAAAACTTTTAAACTCAACCGGTGCTCCAATTAATTGGCAAACTAATACTTCTGGGGCTTTTGGCTTTTTGAGATTGCAAAATGATGGGAACTTAGTAATTTATAGCGATGCATTTAAACCTTTATGGTATACAGGAAGTTACGACGCTTCTTGCGGATAAGGTGCATTTAATACTAACCACAATTAGATGGTAAAATTAATCTATGGGCTCCTTAGTGTGTTCTTACAAAATTACATCAATTGTATAAAAATTATAATTTATTGTTAGTTTCCAATATTTCATCAATAATCTGTTGAATTTCTGGGTTTTTCCAAATTAAATGTTCATGTAGCTCTAATGCGATCAACGTTGGTGCTAATTTTTTAATAGTTTCTTTTGCACTTATCTTTGCATTCTCAGTTGCTGTAGCCGAAGTAAGAATTTTTGCATTTGCTAATACCGCAGCAACAGTTCCTTTTCTTGCTTTAATCCCATCAATTTCTAATTCATTTATATCATTAGGTAAAATATCTTCTGGCATTATACTCATGAACCACCTCCAAAGATTTAATAAAAAAACCTAAAACAGGCTATTATTATATTAATGTGCTAAAAAAAGCAATGATTTTGAATTTAAGAAACATCATTTACTAAATAAAATTCTAACATTTAGTAATATAAATATACCAAACTTAATTTTTCCTTTACTAAAATATCTTTTATTAATAATATCAAAAGTAACTTAATTACTAGGGGAAGAGTAAAAACATGAGCTCTGAAAAAAATAAAAATATTGCGCTCAAATGGTTTGCAGCTTTTAATCAACATAATCTAGAGAATCTTCTTTCACTTTACGCAGAAAATGCTGAACATTATAGCCCAAAATTAAAAATCAGGATGCCTGAAACAAATGGACTTATAAAAGGAAAAAATGCATTAAGTGAGTGGTGGAAAGATGCATTTGAAAGACTGCCCACTTTAAAATATGAGCCCAAAAAAATTATTGCTGATAATGATACCGTATTTATGGAATATATTCGGCATGTCGAGAATGAAGAAATATTAATGGTGTGCGAAGTTCTTGAAATAAAAAATGATGTCATTATATTTTCTAGAGTTTATCACTGTTAATACTGTAATAATACCACATTGAATAAATTTAAACTGCTAAATACAATTTTATAATTTGACTAAATGTAATTAATAGCAATTTGTAACAGTATTACTTGCCCATAATGATCTTAAAGAATTCCATGCATATACCACTAAATTACCGTCACCCTGCATTACAACCCAAGCTCCTTCGTGATTTTGCGTTTGCGAATTCCAAGTAGGAGTTCCATTGTAAGTATAAGTTACAAAATTTCCGTCTCTTTGCATAAAAGCAATATATGTTGCTGTATTATCAGTTCTAGATGACCATATTGCTTGATTATTTATGTTTTTATAAATTACCAAATTACCATCATGTTGCATAGCTAATCGAAAACAACCATTGGAAGAAGTTAACTGATCCCCCCTTTGAATATATTCGCCAGGTAAAAGCCTATCTTTTGCAACTAAATCAGATATAAAACTCATTGCACAAATTACAGAAAGAGTCTTCAAACTTAAAGCTCTCATAAAATCTCCTTTTATTAAATTGAGATTTTATTTTAATTTAAAACATGAAATATAAAAATGTCATTTATTTAGCATTACTTAAAATAGTTAATAATGAAGTTTAGAATTTAATTGAAATTTAGAATTTCATTATAAAAGATTATATTATAAACAAGTATAATTCTATTTAACAAATTAAACAGAATTATACTTTGCATATTCAGTTTTAATTTCATCCATTAAAACTTTTACTATTTCATCGGTTTTAATTTTACGTGCTTCCATTCTATTGTCCCGATATTTTAATTCTACACAGCCTTCTGCCAATGTTTTTGGAGAAAGAATAACACGAAATGGAATGCCAAATAGATCTGCATCTGCAAATTGCGACCCAGGTTTTTCATCGCGATCGTCAATTAATACATCTAATTTTCCAGCTAACATTTTCTTATAAAGTTCTTCAGATTTTTCTTGGACAGCCTGTTCCTTTTTATTTAAAACACAAAAATGAACTTCAAAAGGCGCAATAGGTAATGGCAAAATAGGACCTCTGTCATCGTGACTTTCTTCAATTATAGCAGGAAGTAAACGTGTAATACCTATACCGTAACAACCCATAATTGGGTATTGCTTTTTCCCCTGATGATCAAGATAAGTACATTCCATATCTTTGGAATACTTTGTGCCAAGATGAAAAATATTTCCAATTTCTATTCCGCGTGTTTCTTTTAGTTCTTTCCCGCATTCTGGACAAGGATCGCCTTCACGGGCTGCTGCAATATCCCCAATAATAACCTTTTTCTTTTCTGAATCAGTTAATTTATCAAGAAAATCGCGTTGGACATTAAAGTTAACAAAGTGAAAATCTTTTTCATTTGCACCTGTTGCAAAATTATTTCCCTTTGCAACTGTATGATCTATTACAACGTAACAAGACTGAAGATTTAACCCAACAAGTCCTGTACTACCGGCAACAGCTCCAGCCTTTGCAATAGCTTCTGGTGTTGCAGGAACAACCTCAGATTGAACTAAAGTCCGCACTTTTTTATCAATGACTTCTAAATCACCCCGGACAAAAGTAATTACAGGAATACCTTTTAAAGTTTGAAACATAACAGCTTTTGCTGTTTGCTCAGCTGAACAATTTAATTGTTTTATTAATAATTCAATTGTTTTTGCATTGGGTGTATGAACTTTTTCAATACTTTTTTCAGCTTCAGAACGAATGACAAATGGTGAAGTAGATATTTCTTCGTTTGCACTGTACTTACAATGCGGACAAGTTATTAGTTTATCTTCACCTGTAGGAACAAGCATTTGAAATTCATGGGAATAGCGACCACCAAAAAGTCCATTGTCGGACATTACACTCACAAAATTTTTGCACCCAGTTCGTTTAAAAAAACGGTTATAAGCAGCAAATACTTGATCATAATATTCTTTTAAATCTTCTTCAGATGTATGGAAACTATAAGCATCTTTCATAGTAAATTCACGTAAACGGATAAGCCCACCTCTTGGGCGAGGTTCATCACGGAATTTAGTTTGAATTTGATATAGCATTACCGGTAATTGTCTATAACTTGTTACTTCCGTACGAGTTAAATAAACAACAGGCTCTTCATGCGTAGGATTTAAAACCATTGGTTTTTCATTTCTATCATGAAATTTCATCATATCTTTACCAAAAGTTTGATATCGGCCAGTTTCTTCCCAAAGTTCTTTTGTTGCAGAACATGGCATTCTTATTTCTTGTCCTTCAACCGCATTCATTTCTTCGCGACAAATTTTTTCAATTTTGGCAATTGAGCGCATACCAAGCGGAAGTATTCCGTAAACTCCGGCAGAATACTGGCGCATAAAACCGCCACGTAACATAAATTTGTGACTAGGTAATTCACTATCGCGTGGTGTTTCTTTAATAGTTCTTCCCACTAACTTAGACATACGCATAAAAAATTTCTCCGAGAATAATAACGAATTAATTTGTATTTAATAGATCTTCTAACATGATGGATTTTCCACCAAGATATTCTTTCATAGACTGATATTCTTTTTTTGCTGACTCTAAATAATTACCACGCCGTACGCACGTTAAAAGACGATTTTTAGGTGTATGATTTGAAGGTACAAATTCAGTAGCAGTAACTTCATAACCAGAAGCTCTAGTCAATGTCATACGCAAAGAATCAGTTAAATGCGCCGCTGTTTCACGTCTAATTTGTGGAGTATGGAAAACAGGATTGAGT of Pigmentibacter sp. JX0631 contains these proteins:
- a CDS encoding homogentisate 1,2-dioxygenase; the protein is MIDYRKLGFVSAKQHTICELDGNMLIEHVITREGFSDHYSILYQKRAPTHEVKTEIYKTDNPFFPNCNKLNSTELKRRHFQTPLLKKEGNLLEARATLLINDSCSVGITNLTKNDEHFFSNADADELYFISEGEGILQTIMGELDYKKGDYLFIPKAIPFRFLPAMKTNMLIIEGKNKFGIPAEFKLPNGQIKLDSPYNHRDFHAPNRLLSIKDNENFSFIIKKDNTLTRHEYTDFPYKVVGWDGWYWPFSFSVYNYQPKTSSVHLPPTVHSVFSANKFYVMNFVPRMLDYHPKAIPCPWPHSSLDCDEVIFYVSGDFTSRKGISNYSISFHPSGIPHGPHPERYEQSIGAKYTQELAIMVDTFEPLFVTEAAGILEDKKYHFTWDSPNHL
- a CDS encoding proline--tRNA ligase produces the protein MRMSKLVGRTIKETPRDSELPSHKFMLRGGFMRQYSAGVYGILPLGMRSIAKIEKICREEMNAVEGQEIRMPCSATKELWEETGRYQTFGKDMMKFHDRNEKPMVLNPTHEEPVVYLTRTEVTSYRQLPVMLYQIQTKFRDEPRPRGGLIRLREFTMKDAYSFHTSEEDLKEYYDQVFAAYNRFFKRTGCKNFVSVMSDNGLFGGRYSHEFQMLVPTGEDKLITCPHCKYSANEEISTSPFVIRSEAEKSIEKVHTPNAKTIELLIKQLNCSAEQTAKAVMFQTLKGIPVITFVRGDLEVIDKKVRTLVQSEVVPATPEAIAKAGAVAGSTGLVGLNLQSCYVVIDHTVAKGNNFATGANEKDFHFVNFNVQRDFLDKLTDSEKKKVIIGDIAAAREGDPCPECGKELKETRGIEIGNIFHLGTKYSKDMECTYLDHQGKKQYPIMGCYGIGITRLLPAIIEESHDDRGPILPLPIAPFEVHFCVLNKKEQAVQEKSEELYKKMLAGKLDVLIDDRDEKPGSQFADADLFGIPFRVILSPKTLAEGCVELKYRDNRMEARKIKTDEIVKVLMDEIKTEYAKYNSV
- a CDS encoding F-box protein gives rise to the protein MRLLYILSIILSFLVTNSYAENEKDFLSNLPQELVSEITKNLDPQSIINLKSTSKALKTQVETYLTYLNSKDELTIKGNIAELKKWLKILDFSLANQNSQVKKLVLKVSDSKFENLNWYWNNSEIFNDLLQKISIKFPNIEHLVIEKFIYNFQSRVEYSEFKAYPDKLYYIGTVSTIDWLIVNFSMFKTYNNIKTVQFDLLKNSSRVMSSIHSLDLASTISVQLLQLDTIIVNDIDNYYFEKSYFFSREEILLNIVNIKKSLGVSPINPIFVILRNGIEEKYYFSN
- a CDS encoding UDP-N-acetylglucosamine--N-acetylmuramyl-(pentapeptide) pyrophosphoryl-undecaprenol N-acetylglucosamine transferase, giving the protein MAHKESDKTYNIVLTGGGTAGHVWPHFALFEAENSPLYKASNEKKINVYYVGSQTGMEKDLVTTNKPNWHYFSISTGKLRRYFSLKNFSDPFLILLGILQAFFFLGKVKASIVFSKGGFVSAPVVWAAWLRGIPIIIHESDATPALATKLTVPFCNKALVSFPETIKKFHPFFQNKVLEIGLPIRESLFSATKEEGLKFFSLPNNRKTILIFGGSLGAQSLNQKMYTIIPELHKNYSIIHIVGKGNRQELPGLEYYRQLEFLTDGMKYAYSAADLAICRAGASSIFELAAAKVPMILIPLGLHASRGDQIINARIFMNKGWAQSIDENTFQNDSAIQLIDSTFNSLEERKVALETSPAKDSALKTGQIIWETMIKYGDI
- a CDS encoding F-box protein: MKHIFAIIFPLLIYLNHAFAMKSNENLDNIPQTLKENIYSNLDASSLINLSKTSTSLNESISEYINYTKKLSTIKINGTKNEISEYLMLLNNNLNEKLTNTNNLIIDYFDSYDDLRFYDNRAFGLLLLALDTFPNLNKFTMIFHDSTNNNIFESISIEIKGNEIYLVGSFERLSSFFKQFFAIKNNENIYKVNMTLNRNKNAGYHYSDIDYISHYMIKYIPNIKIIQIDDKNESYTKDRHFYTEESVKNYFINNDNFKSKSLFVILNGEVKKYNKN
- a CDS encoding nuclear transport factor 2 family protein, giving the protein MSSEKNKNIALKWFAAFNQHNLENLLSLYAENAEHYSPKLKIRMPETNGLIKGKNALSEWWKDAFERLPTLKYEPKKIIADNDTVFMEYIRHVENEEILMVCEVLEIKNDVIIFSRVYHC
- a CDS encoding ABC transporter substrate-binding protein — translated: MKIKLFAFIVSIFFIYTASAIKITFLVPGKSNEDFWVTAAEFTRAAAVELGFDYEVLYAERDRENMIDLVYKIASETNKPDFVLIVNEKNSAPQMLKILNNNNIKTFLVHVDLTDDQKKVIKYPRSIYKNWIGTVVADNVPAGYQIMNEMYKNIPENLKSKKMFKLIAINGDKETKTSLEREKGLYKFLNENKSIQLLQIIAAEWDRDIAYQKTNHMFDRYKDIDFIWAANDPIALGALKAVYNHQKLPGKNIYIGGLNWSKESLEEIKKGTISTSLGGHFINGACAIAVIFDYLKGIDINSSNYEMKINFFSPIGKKEVDEYFKYLDKSNWNKINFKKYTKFYNKNLKEYKFNPKEILKDYK
- the tsaE gene encoding tRNA (adenosine(37)-N6)-threonylcarbamoyltransferase complex ATPase subunit type 1 TsaE, producing MTLKFTNDLQKFFITEQKDADSVEFSVNLENLDLITKEISLFFQAGDWLFLDGDLGSGKTTFVKNLLENWYSSEKGSSPTFSILNIFQLSNSRNNIEKIVHLDLYRIKNGNELFFLGLENEFSLKNSFCIFEWPYNIEIEEYNSFFKITGCQRPKRIFEISIELGEQNNSRLYCIKKINL